A single Bacteroidota bacterium DNA region contains:
- a CDS encoding VanZ family protein, translated as MRKTYLVVSVVWAIFIGITSLIPASGFPSLRLSLALPTDKIVHFVFYFVLTFLLLQVFKPNLKQNSNKLALKLLLTLIIVFFYGSLIELIQLLTFVHRKSDVLDVITNIAGELSGFVFFIILNFNLLKQKL; from the coding sequence TTGAGAAAAACTTATCTTGTTGTTTCTGTAGTTTGGGCTATTTTTATTGGGATTACTTCTTTAATACCTGCTTCGGGATTTCCATCTTTACGGTTAAGCTTAGCTTTACCAACAGATAAAATTGTACATTTTGTTTTTTATTTTGTACTTACTTTTTTATTGCTACAGGTATTTAAGCCGAATCTAAAGCAAAACAGCAACAAATTGGCGTTAAAATTGCTTTTAACACTAATTATCGTATTTTTTTATGGATCTTTAATAGAATTGATACAATTGCTTACTTTTGTGCACAGAAAAAGTGACGTATTAGATGTTATAACAAACATAGCTGGAGAATTAAGTGGATTTGTATTTTTCATTATCTTGAATTTTAATCTTTTAAAACAGAAATTATGA
- the gcvH gene encoding glycine cleavage system protein GcvH: MNVPDDLKYTADHEWIRISDTGKKIKSGITDYAQSELGDIVFLEIETEDETLGKEDAYGTIEAVKTVSDLLMPVSGKVATVNPELEDNPEIVNADPYGEGWLIEIEMTNPQEADDLLTPEQYRELISE, encoded by the coding sequence ATGAATGTACCTGACGATTTAAAATACACAGCGGACCACGAATGGATAAGGATAAGTGATACCGGCAAAAAGATAAAATCTGGAATAACCGATTACGCCCAAAGTGAGCTTGGAGATATAGTTTTCTTGGAGATAGAAACAGAAGATGAAACATTAGGAAAGGAAGATGCTTATGGCACAATTGAAGCTGTAAAAACCGTTTCCGACTTATTAATGCCTGTTAGTGGTAAAGTTGCAACAGTTAATCCTGAGTTAGAAGATAATCCGGAAATTGTTAATGCAGACCCTTATGGTGAAGGTTGGTTAATTGAAATAGAAATGACAAACCCTCAAGAAGCAGACGATTTGTTAACACCTGAACAATATAGGGAATTAATATCTGAATAG